Proteins encoded in a region of the Pelmatolapia mariae isolate MD_Pm_ZW linkage group LG16_19, Pm_UMD_F_2, whole genome shotgun sequence genome:
- the LOC134644625 gene encoding procathepsin L-like: MKLLLVAAVLAMTNCGSISMKDEEFAAWKLKFEKSYLSPSEESQRKQIWLSNYEIVLKHNILADQGLKSYHLTMSFFADMENEEYQNLIHCYPRSFNASLPQNGRASVQLPQGTKLPGTVDWRKHGYVTDVKDQKQCGSCWAFSSTGSLEGQNFRKTGKLVSLSEQQLVDCSSSFGNSGCNGGLMTNAFQYVNASGGIDTEASYPYEAKDGSCRYNPNSIGTKCIGYVDVDQGNEEALKQAVATVGPVSVAIDASQDSFHLYKSGVYDEPRCSSTKLDHAVLVVGYGTENGLDYWLVKNSWGIHWGEQGYIKMSRNKNNQCGIATTASYPLVSRGGKKLSCIFFPVPA; the protein is encoded by the exons ATGAAGTTGTTGCTTGTTGCTGCTGTTCTGGCGATGACCAACTGTGGCAGCATCTCTATGAAAGATGAGGAGTTTGCTGCGTGGAAACTCAAGTTTG AAAAATCATACCTCTCTCCATCAGAGGAGTCTCAAAGGAAGCAGATCTGGCTCAGCAACTATGAAATTGTGCTAAAGCACAACATCTTGGCAGACCAGGGCTTGAAGTCCTACCACCTCACGATGTCCTTCTTTGCTGACATG GAAAATGAAGAGTACCAAAACCTGATACACTGCTACCCTAGATCCTTCAATGCTTCACTGCCTCAAAATGGCCGTGCCTCTGTCCAGCTGCCTCAAGGTACTAAATTGCCAGGCACCGTTGACTGGAGGAAACATGGATATGTCACTGATGTCAAGGATCAAAAGCAGTGTGGCTCCTGCTGGGCCTTCAGTTCA ACTGGCTCACTGGAGGGTCAGAACTTCAGGAAGACAGGAAAACTGGTGTCtctgagtgagcagcagttaGTTGACTGCTCTAGCAGCTTTGGCAACTCGGGGTGCAATGGAGGCCTGATGACAAATGCCTTCCAGTACGTCAACGCCAGTGGAGGTATTGACACAGAGGCATCCTACCCTTATGAGGCTAAG GATGGATCATGCCGTTACAACCCTAATTCTATTGGTACCAAATGCATCGGCTATGTTGATGTGGATCAAGGCAATGAAGAAGCCCTGAAGCAGGCTGTGGCCACCGTTGGACCAGTTTCTGTGGCCATTGATGCTTCTCAGGATTCGTTCCATTTATATAAATCAG GAGTGTATGATGAACCAAGGTGCAGCAGCACAAAGTTGGACCATGCTGTGCTGGTTGTGGGTTATGGTACTGAGAATGGACTTGACTACTGGCTGGTCAAGAACAG CTGGGGTATTCATTGGGGAGAGCAGGGATACATTAAGATGAGCAGGAACAAGAACAATCAGTGTGGGATTGCTACTACAGCAAGCTACCCTCTGGTCTCAAGAGGCGGTAAGAAACTCAGCTGTATCTTCTTCCCTGTTCCAGCTTGA